The following DNA comes from Spirulina major PCC 6313.
GGGACGGCGAGATATTCGAGATCTGCACCGCGATCGATTAACAGCCCTAACCCATGGTCGTCATGGGCGATCGCAATCAAATTACTCAGATCAATTTTTTCAAACTGCATCGTGAAGAGGGGAGAAAGGATACTTGAAATTATAATCAACATTGATTGAAAATTCAACATCTACGTCAGACTTGCTCACGGGTCGCCTGATCTCTGGACTTCAATCCAGCCGGGGAGCGCGAAAGGGGGGCAGTCTCCCGGTAGGATGGAAGGAAGACAGTTGCGGGAGACAAGGGCATGGGGGTTCGGGTTCGGAAACCGATTTTGATTGGGGGCGTGGGGTTATCGTTTGCGCTCTGGGGTTGGATTTCCCTCCAGGATTCGCTATTGGATTGGGGGACGGTGAGCCTCTGGGGGCTGATGGCGATCGGGGGTGGGCTATGGTGGTTCCGACGCGATCGCCCCTCCCTCCCCACCGTAGCCAAACCGCGATCGCCCCTCACAGCGGCCGACCTCACCACCGCGAAAACCCACCTCAACACCCTGCGCCAACTCCTCGCCACTGAATGCCCCCAGGTGGATCAACGGGTCTGGGATCAGGGGTTGGCGCAATTAGAACAAGGCGACTCGTCCCCCTTCACCGCTGCGATCGTCGGCTCCCCATGGGTGGGTAAAACCGCCCTCCAGCAGGCTTTACCCCATGATCCCCACTGGCACAATGTCGAAACCGCAACACCGACCGCGCAAACTGCCGCTCTCCTGTATCTCGTCAATGGCGACCTCACCGCCGCTGAATTGCAGCATCTCCAGCAATGGCAACAACAGCATTACCCGATCCTGCTGATTCTCACCAAGCAAGACCAATATCCTGAAGAGATGCGGGCCATCCTCCTCGATACGCTGCGCCAGCGGGTGCAGGGATGGATTGCAGCGGCGGATGTGGTGGCGATCGCCGCCGCCCCCAGTCCGATCACCGTCCGTCAACATCAGGCCGACGGCTCGATCCGTGAATTCCAAGAACCCCGCCCTCCCGAATTGGACAGCCTCCTCCCCCGCCTCGCTCAACTCACCACGGAAACAGAGGCGATCGCCCGCGCTCAACAGTGGCGGCAGGTGATGGCGATCCAAACGGAGGTGAAAGCGGCCTTAAACGGAGCACGGCGCGATCGCGCTCTCCCGATCCTCGAACGCTACCAATGGATCGCCGCCACCGCTGCCTTTGCCAACCCTGTCGCCGCCTTGGATCTGTTGGCTACTGTTGCGATTAATGCCCAATTACTCGTTGATCTCGCCCAACTCCACGGCCAACCCCTCGCCCTTGACCAAGCCAAGCCCGCCGCCCGTTCCATCGGGGAACTTCTCCTTAAACTCGGCGCAGTGGAACTTTCCACCCAAACGATCACCGCTGTGCTCAAAAGTAGCCCCGTCACCTATGCGGCGGGGGGGTTAGTCCAAGGCATCAGCGCGGCGTACCTAACGCGGATTGTGGGGTTGAGTCTGATCGACGCTCTCCAACAACAAGACCCCACCCAACCGCCATCGGCCCTCAACTGGGACAGCCTCAGTCAAGGGATTCAAGGCGCGATCGCTCAAACCCAACAGACGGGCAGGGTGGCGAGTTTTGTGGCGCAGATGCG
Coding sequences within:
- a CDS encoding YcjF family protein, producing MGVRVRKPILIGGVGLSFALWGWISLQDSLLDWGTVSLWGLMAIGGGLWWFRRDRPSLPTVAKPRSPLTAADLTTAKTHLNTLRQLLATECPQVDQRVWDQGLAQLEQGDSSPFTAAIVGSPWVGKTALQQALPHDPHWHNVETATPTAQTAALLYLVNGDLTAAELQHLQQWQQQHYPILLILTKQDQYPEEMRAILLDTLRQRVQGWIAAADVVAIAAAPSPITVRQHQADGSIREFQEPRPPELDSLLPRLAQLTTETEAIARAQQWRQVMAIQTEVKAALNGARRDRALPILERYQWIAATAAFANPVAALDLLATVAINAQLLVDLAQLHGQPLALDQAKPAARSIGELLLKLGAVELSTQTITAVLKSSPVTYAAGGLVQGISAAYLTRIVGLSLIDALQQQDPTQPPSALNWDSLSQGIQGAIAQTQQTGRVASFVAQMRSRLLSQGT